A single region of the Arthrobacter sp. zg-Y20 genome encodes:
- a CDS encoding MBL fold metallo-hydrolase codes for MQVYWYDDDTVVLRQNKAVHYEAPFMFLLFGEERVVLLDTGATADHQHFPLRAVVDELIEFWLHRQSGVDPSYELLILHTHAHGDHVAGDAQFSGRPRTTLVPAHQMAAWQYFGFADAPDQSGEIDLGGRILTVLPTPGHDSSAVTFYDPRTGILFTGDSVYRGRLYINDWPAFSQSIDRLIKFCNSHPVTYVVGCHIEMTSTAGVDYPERTTYQPDEPPLEMTTKHLHMLRSALDAAGPDPVRLVCDDFILWPTGAPCAPR; via the coding sequence GTGCAGGTCTACTGGTACGACGACGACACGGTTGTCCTGCGGCAGAATAAGGCGGTTCATTACGAGGCTCCCTTCATGTTCCTCCTTTTTGGAGAGGAGCGCGTGGTGCTGCTCGACACTGGAGCAACGGCCGACCACCAACACTTCCCGCTGCGCGCCGTCGTCGACGAACTCATCGAGTTCTGGCTTCACCGTCAATCCGGCGTAGACCCTTCCTACGAACTCCTGATCCTGCATACACATGCACATGGAGACCACGTCGCCGGTGACGCCCAGTTCTCCGGCCGCCCCCGCACAACGCTCGTGCCGGCACACCAGATGGCCGCCTGGCAATACTTTGGGTTCGCTGACGCCCCGGATCAGTCCGGCGAAATTGACCTGGGTGGACGGATACTCACAGTTCTCCCCACGCCGGGTCACGATAGTAGTGCCGTCACGTTCTACGACCCGCGGACCGGGATCCTCTTTACCGGTGACTCGGTGTACCGGGGCCGGCTGTACATCAATGACTGGCCGGCCTTCTCCCAGAGCATTGACCGCCTCATCAAGTTCTGCAATTCGCACCCCGTGACCTACGTCGTGGGGTGTCACATCGAAATGACAAGCACGGCGGGCGTCGACTATCCGGAACGCACGACCTACCAGCCTGACGAGCCGCCCCTCGAAATGACAACCAAACATCTGCACATGCTGCGATCTGCCCTGGACGCTGCAGGTCCGGACCCGGTACGGCTAGTCTGCGACGACTTCATTCTCTGGCCGACGGGTGCACCTTGCGCGCCGCGATGA
- a CDS encoding pentapeptide repeat-containing protein — protein sequence MPFTSNDPTASSAPVLDRQSLRPDCSNCFALCCTALGFSRTSDFAIDKPAGTPCKNLDTGFSCTIHDSLRPRGFRGCTVFDCFGAGQNVSQNLFQGVSWKAEPATSKDMFQTFKIVRQLHEMLWYLAEAAGRTFDPDTSHQVNDLRRAIEKAMGGVQQTLSLDLGSTHERVRSILMSVSEEVRSAYLATGDDHLDSWLVPGADLMGKTMKSRSLCGADLRGAYLIAADLRGCNLSGADLLGADLRDARLEGADLSKSLYLTQAQLNAAHGDGCTRLPPELDIPAHWPSNS from the coding sequence ATGCCCTTCACATCGAACGATCCCACCGCGTCCTCCGCACCTGTCCTCGACCGGCAGTCCTTGCGCCCCGATTGCAGTAACTGCTTCGCGCTCTGCTGCACGGCCCTGGGGTTTTCCCGCACCTCGGACTTCGCCATCGACAAACCGGCAGGGACTCCCTGCAAAAACCTCGATACCGGTTTTTCCTGCACCATCCACGACAGTCTGCGCCCGCGGGGCTTCCGCGGATGCACCGTTTTTGATTGCTTCGGCGCCGGCCAGAATGTCTCCCAAAACCTTTTTCAAGGAGTCAGTTGGAAAGCGGAGCCGGCTACATCAAAAGATATGTTCCAAACGTTCAAAATTGTCCGGCAGCTTCACGAGATGCTCTGGTACCTGGCAGAAGCCGCCGGCAGGACCTTTGACCCGGATACCTCTCACCAGGTTAACGACCTCAGAAGGGCGATCGAGAAGGCGATGGGCGGTGTGCAGCAGACGTTATCCCTCGATCTTGGCAGCACGCACGAGCGGGTTCGGTCCATACTGATGAGCGTCAGCGAAGAAGTGCGGTCCGCATATCTTGCCACTGGTGATGATCACCTGGATTCCTGGCTTGTCCCGGGAGCGGACCTCATGGGCAAGACGATGAAGTCCCGTTCGTTGTGCGGAGCGGACCTCCGGGGCGCGTATCTCATTGCCGCGGACCTGCGGGGCTGCAACCTTTCAGGGGCTGACCTCCTTGGGGCTGACCTCAGAGACGCCCGGCTTGAAGGGGCCGACCTCTCCAAAAGCCTTTACCTGACACAGGCGCAGCTGAATGCCGCCCACGGTGACGGGTGCACGCGCCTACCCCCGGAACTCGACATTCCTGCTCATTGGCCAAGCAACAGCTAA
- a CDS encoding DUF2127 domain-containing protein, whose product MEQPADGGPDKTLLGRTFRISLTLKGLDGLLEFVGGIFLLLVTPREIGSIVQFLTQHELSEDPGNLIANALKHWADSLTVSASLFGAAYLLLHGLVKIVLVWAVLKDYLWAYPWMIGFLLVFIAFQAYEIFASFSWALVLLTLFDIFVVGLTWHEYGARRAQART is encoded by the coding sequence GTGGAACAACCGGCAGACGGTGGGCCGGACAAGACGCTGCTGGGCCGGACCTTTCGGATCAGCCTGACCCTCAAGGGACTGGACGGACTGCTGGAGTTTGTTGGTGGAATATTCCTGCTGCTCGTTACCCCCCGCGAGATCGGGTCCATCGTTCAATTTCTGACCCAGCATGAACTCTCCGAAGACCCGGGAAACCTGATCGCCAACGCGCTGAAGCACTGGGCCGACTCGTTGACCGTCTCCGCGTCACTCTTTGGAGCGGCGTACCTCTTGCTGCATGGCCTGGTGAAAATAGTCCTGGTCTGGGCGGTGCTCAAGGACTACCTCTGGGCCTATCCCTGGATGATCGGGTTCCTGCTGGTTTTCATTGCCTTTCAGGCCTACGAAATCTTTGCCTCGTTCTCATGGGCCCTGGTGCTGCTGACCCTGTTCGATATTTTTGTCGTGGGGCTGACCTGGCACGAATACGGGGCGCGCCGGGCCCAAGCCCGGACATAA
- a CDS encoding GrpB family protein encodes MSNRRKQRRPDVTTVELIGGPEKLEIALHDYDAEWPAVYLTHRHRIEAALAPARVGIEHIGSTSVPGLAAKQIIDIVVAVKDITAEEDYLDQLLAAGYQLRVREPGHRLVRTPARDVHVHLYEQGDPAVEDYLLLRDHLRADAEDRALYEATKRTLLNRRWDDMNDYADAKTDVISAIKARARAARAL; translated from the coding sequence GTGAGCAACAGAAGAAAACAGCGCCGGCCGGATGTGACGACCGTGGAGCTGATCGGCGGCCCCGAGAAACTCGAGATTGCGCTGCACGACTACGACGCCGAGTGGCCGGCGGTGTATTTGACCCACCGTCACCGGATCGAGGCCGCCCTCGCACCAGCCCGCGTCGGCATCGAACACATCGGCTCGACGTCGGTGCCCGGACTGGCGGCGAAACAGATCATCGACATTGTGGTTGCGGTGAAGGACATCACCGCCGAAGAGGACTACCTCGATCAGCTGCTGGCCGCTGGATACCAGCTGCGGGTACGTGAACCGGGGCATCGCCTGGTCCGGACGCCGGCCCGGGACGTGCACGTGCACCTGTATGAGCAGGGTGATCCCGCGGTGGAGGACTACCTCCTGCTGCGCGACCATCTGCGGGCGGATGCGGAGGACCGTGCCCTTTACGAGGCGACCAAAAGAACACTGCTCAACAGGCGGTGGGATGACATGAACGACTACGCCGACGCCAAAACCGACGTCATTTCGGCGATCAAGGCCCGGGCGCGGGCGGCCCGGGCGCTCTAA